In a single window of the Amycolatopsis sp. cg5 genome:
- a CDS encoding DUF2470 domain-containing protein — protein MTETSIRRPPAPNPAERAKTIATRNGPATLMPTVEREDRQTERVVPVLHHVHVSGSVSVLLPDDHSMVTATHATSRGELAVMVELTDNAPIDLREPVRGLLWITGWLRPLKLDAARARAISIAETRPDHRLLDVGHGMTLLRLTPASLVLADAEGTHSLRPHMFSAAAPDPFHDYETQWLRHLESSHPDVVDQLAKHLPPALRDGVIRPLGLDRYGLRLRVEADTGDHDVRLAFSRPVEGPPQLAAELRRLVGCPFLAKRTG, from the coding sequence GTGACCGAGACATCCATCAGGCGCCCGCCGGCGCCGAACCCCGCGGAGCGCGCGAAGACCATCGCCACCCGCAACGGACCGGCGACGTTGATGCCCACCGTCGAGCGCGAGGACCGGCAGACCGAGCGAGTCGTCCCCGTGCTGCACCACGTGCACGTCAGCGGAAGCGTGAGCGTCCTGCTGCCCGACGACCACTCGATGGTCACCGCCACCCACGCGACCTCACGCGGCGAACTCGCCGTGATGGTCGAGCTGACCGACAACGCGCCGATCGACCTGCGTGAGCCGGTACGCGGCCTGCTGTGGATCACCGGCTGGCTGCGCCCGCTCAAACTCGACGCCGCGCGCGCCCGCGCCATCTCGATCGCGGAAACCCGCCCTGACCACCGGCTGCTCGACGTCGGCCACGGCATGACGCTGCTCCGCCTGACCCCGGCCTCCCTCGTGCTCGCCGACGCCGAGGGCACCCACTCGCTGCGGCCGCACATGTTCAGCGCCGCCGCGCCGGACCCGTTCCACGACTACGAGACCCAGTGGCTGCGCCACCTCGAGAGCAGCCACCCCGACGTCGTCGACCAGCTCGCCAAACACCTGCCGCCCGCGCTGCGCGACGGCGTCATCCGCCCGCTCGGCCTCGACCGCTACGGCCTCCGCCTCCGCGTCGAAGCCGACACCGGCGACCACGACGTCCGGCTCGCCTTCTCCCGGCCGGTCGAAGGCCCACCCCAGCTGGCGGCCGAGCTCCGCCGCCTGGTCGGCTGCCCCTTCCTGGCCAAACGCACCGGTTGA
- a CDS encoding PPOX class F420-dependent oxidoreductase: MSRNIATTSKVDRDALVEFLRTRHRAILMTTRADGGPQLSPVTCGVDAEGRLVISTYPQRAKVVNIRRSPRVSACVISDEWNDPWVQLDGSAEVLDLPDSIEPLVEYFRSISGEHPDWDEYREAMTRQGKSLIRVTIDRWGPIATGGFPASLA, translated from the coding sequence ATGTCACGCAACATCGCCACCACCAGCAAAGTCGACCGCGACGCACTCGTCGAATTCCTGCGCACCCGCCACCGCGCCATCCTGATGACCACCCGAGCCGACGGCGGACCGCAGCTGTCCCCGGTCACCTGTGGCGTCGACGCCGAAGGCCGCCTGGTCATCTCGACATACCCCCAACGCGCGAAGGTCGTGAACATCCGCCGCTCGCCGCGAGTGTCCGCCTGCGTGATCTCCGACGAGTGGAACGACCCGTGGGTCCAGCTCGACGGCTCGGCCGAGGTGCTCGACCTGCCCGACTCGATCGAACCGCTCGTCGAGTACTTCCGCAGCATCTCGGGCGAGCACCCCGACTGGGACGAATACCGCGAAGCCATGACCCGCCAAGGAAAAAGCCTCATCCGCGTGACCATCGACCGCTGGGGACCCATCGCGACAGGCGGCTTCCCCGCCTCCCTGGCTTGA
- a CDS encoding CPBP family intramembrane glutamic endopeptidase has translation MRQWLNPERPTLPVLIEDPAERRAIVIELWIVFGITLGLSGARSLLSLVDSLLKPVPLKQQQVAINVPQATLDLVDLLKQLLSAAQLVGWGALGVYLLWRAGLKLKDIGLARRKPGRDLLHGVGLAALIGIPGLVLYFVGYALGFNLAVLPSTLGDTWWRPITLTISAFGNAFAEEVLVVAYFLTRLRQLGLRENSSLIAAAVLRGSYHLYQGFGGFVGNFVMGLVFGRFWQKTNRLWPLVAAHTLLDFVSFVGYALLKNKISWLP, from the coding sequence GTGCGTCAATGGCTGAACCCCGAGCGTCCGACCCTTCCGGTGCTGATCGAGGATCCCGCCGAACGGCGCGCGATCGTCATCGAGCTGTGGATCGTCTTCGGGATCACGCTCGGCCTGTCCGGCGCGCGGAGTCTGCTGTCCCTTGTGGACTCTCTGCTGAAGCCGGTTCCGCTGAAGCAGCAACAGGTCGCGATCAACGTGCCGCAGGCGACGCTCGATCTGGTCGATCTGCTCAAGCAACTGCTCAGCGCCGCGCAGCTGGTCGGCTGGGGCGCGCTCGGGGTGTACTTGCTCTGGCGGGCGGGACTGAAGCTCAAGGACATCGGTCTCGCCAGGCGGAAACCCGGCCGGGACCTGCTGCACGGCGTCGGGCTGGCCGCGCTGATCGGGATTCCGGGCCTGGTGCTGTATTTCGTCGGCTACGCGCTCGGCTTCAACCTCGCCGTGCTGCCGTCGACGCTCGGCGACACCTGGTGGCGGCCGATCACGCTGACGATCTCCGCGTTCGGCAACGCGTTCGCCGAGGAGGTGCTGGTGGTCGCCTACTTCCTGACCAGGTTGCGCCAGCTCGGGCTGCGCGAGAACTCGTCGTTGATCGCCGCGGCGGTATTGCGCGGGTCATACCACCTTTACCAAGGTTTCGGCGGATTCGTCGGCAACTTCGTGATGGGCCTCGTCTTCGGCCGGTTCTGGCAGAAGACCAACCGGCTCTGGCCGCTCGTCGCCGCGCACACCCTGCTCGATTTCGTGTCGTTCGTCGGTTACGCGCTGCT